In Solanum lycopersicum chromosome 3, SLM_r2.1, the genomic stretch AATCCATTAGTACTAGTACTAccactcatcatcatcattccaatattattattattatcaccaTTCCCAAGAAATAAATCTTGGTTTAATAATCTTGAATTAGTAGTAGTACTACTACTACTTCCCACTAAAGCCTCGTACTTACTTTCCATAAAATCAATAATTGGGGCTTGATTTTCTAGCATGAAATTACCATGATGCCCAAAGTTAGTACTACTCATGAAGTGATGAGGAAAGGGCATTTCTGGaatgttgttgttattagtagtagtagtagtagatAAAGGTATACTCTCATTAGTATTAGTAGATGATTTTTTGGATGATACTTTTTTGTTCTTGCGGCAGCCACCACCAACAGGGATGTTTCGTAACGTGCCGCCTTTAGTCCAGTACCTACGACAAGTCTTGCAGAAGTATCTAGGTTGAGTGAGACTGTAATTGTTGTAGTAACAGAATTTTGTATGAGTAGAGTCGCAACGAGGACACTTGATGGAATGGTCATGTGGTGGTCTTAGTCTTCTTTGATCTACTATTATGGGCCTTGAACATGTCATTAAATTGTTAATGTGATCACCACCAgatggtgaagaagaagaatccaTTCCTCCTGCACAATCCTCGTGAATTGTGCCCTGACataaatttaaacaagtaaAGCATATATCAGTGTAGGGACATGATGTCAGAGTTAACTCTTATCAACTATTCCATGGTACCCTTAAGGACATTCTTTTGTCGTTTCgtattaa encodes the following:
- the LOC101253882 gene encoding dof zinc finger protein DOF5.6-like, with the protein product MGITSLQVCMDSSDWLQGTIHEDCAGGMDSSSSPSGGDHINNLMTCSRPIIVDQRRLRPPHDHSIKCPRCDSTHTKFCYYNNYSLTQPRYFCKTCRRYWTKGGTLRNIPVGGGCRKNKKVSSKKSSTNTNESIPLSTTTTTNNNNIPEMPFPHHFMSSTNFGHHGNFMLENQAPIIDFMESKYEALVGSSSSTTTNSRLLNQDLFLGNGDNNNNIGMMMMSGSTSTNGFGHDHDNIVATNYPFGITSIMDSSNNGNSFGMLLPYENHHEEVQNINAVEMKPNPKILSLEWHDDQLGSNKESSFGYYSGNGGLGSWTGLMNGNCYGSSATNPLV